The Eublepharis macularius isolate TG4126 chromosome 12, MPM_Emac_v1.0, whole genome shotgun sequence genomic sequence gggtttgtttgttttattgtatttatgtacttcatttatatgccacatTTCGCTCCaacggggactcaaagcagcttacatcattctctacccctccattttatcttcacaacatccctgtgaagaAGGTTAAATTGAGAgcatgtggctggcccaaggtcacccagtgagcttccatggcagagtgggcatttgaatctgggtctcctagtcctatactcttaaccactacaccacacttgtgGCTctatatttgttgttgttttttaatctgAGTGTTCTGTTTCAAATCTGAACATGGTACAGTCCAGAACCAGTTTTACTATATCGGTGAGAACTAGGCCAGAGTGTCCTGTGGCATCTTTAAGCCTAACCTTTCAGTAGCtttgaatacatttttaaaaattgaatgttTCTGACATGATTAtatttaagaatataagaagagcccttacGTATcaaaccaatggtccatctagtccaacaatcCTGTCTTACGTAGTAGCCAACCCGTTGATTCGGAGGGCAACCCCACAGGTCAAagaagctgaggccttcccctgatgtttcctctaggcattcagaggtttactgcctctgaatgtggagctaCTAGCTGTTGATAGATCTCTCCTCTAGGGATTTGTCTGAACCCCTTTAAAGCTGCCTATGCCTGTGGGCATCCCTGCATTCTCCTGCAGTGAATTCCAcgttttaatcactcattgagtaaagattTCCTTTCTTTTGTCCTAAATTTACTGCTGATCAGTTTAATaggatgcccttgagttctagtatttcgagagaaggagaaaaagttcactctgcatcattttataaacctcttacCATGGTCCCTCTTAGTTGTCTCTCTCTTTTGTCCAAATAATATACTTTATTttgtttacaattttttttcttttttcaatatttccttttccttcctctcaGTTGGCAACAAACATACGCTAAGAAAGCATAAGAGTGCAGCAATTTGCTGTCACCCCTTCCCCAATCTTGGGTACATTCACAAATTTGTATGTGCTTTTAAATTTAACATAAAGATGGCTATGGGAAAACAGCTAAAACGTTACAAAGAGGGACACAGAAGAAAcaagacccctccccccacacacacatacatgagaTGTCTATGTGTGACATAAATAATAACGGTACTTTAAAAGCTAATTCTTTATACTTTGTGTGGTGATTTAGGCTTTAAACAGCTTGGCCACCAGTACAGCTGATGCCTAGTTACTGTTAACTCCCTGCTATTTCCCTCTGCCACATGCCGTGAGAGGGCTtccttttgggtttttaaaataatcagtaATTGTTGCACTATCTATTGCACAAGCTGAATTTTTAAAGCACTCCATGACTAAGCAAGAATTGAGACCAGCCCTCAGGTATTTATTTGAAACCTATCCGCAACATGAGACAGACAAGAACAGGAAAAATAATTGAATAGAATTAATCATATGTTGCAAAGAGCCTGCAAGAGACGATGCCGACTGCTTCAGAAATTGGTTCACTTCACACGAGGCCTACGTTTCACCCAGCTTAGAACCTGGCCTTTGAACACACTGAAGGGAGATGGGGCTGTATCCAGCACCCCTGTGGGGCATGTCTGCAGTCTCTAGGTTACTGGCTGTGTGGGTAAAGGAAGGCATCTAGAGGGTCTTCAGTATCACTTCCACAGGAAAATGGTCACTGACAGCCAAGGCctaaaaagaagaggaggaaggattgAGTTAAGCAGCAGACAGGCTGAATCTGGAAGACAAGATTTTAAAGAGCTAATGTCTCAGAATGCACCAAGGACAATATTCATGTCTGCAAGGGGGAAAGTGTGCCCATGGGTTTGTTGGGCCAGGCCGAGCCCTCGGCCCCAACCtggcagccccaagaacagcATCCTTAAATGCCAGGGCTTTGGTGACCCACAAGAAGTGCCTCAAAGAGCTGCTCACATCCTTGTAGGTCAGGCCGAAGGTCTTCTGAAAGTTGTTCACTCGGGCTGTTCCAGGCACAGTGCTGCCCCTCAGCTTTGGGCCTGCCACCACAATCCTACAATATACCATGGAGAAAGAGAGGAGTGAAAGTCCAGAAGGAATGAGAAAGTTCCAGAAGCTCTGGGGGATCAGGGAGCAATCTGAAATATTTGGGAGAGGGCCTGTGGGTAGCTGGAGGGTCAGGTGAGTTCCATCAAGACTGCCTCCAGGAAAGGAAGGAGGGCAGGCTACGGCATGCCTGGCTGCACAGCACCACGGTTCTCAGAATGGAGTCAGTGACAGTAGCAGTGGGCCTCACTTTTCACAGCCCAGGGAGTTTCCAGCACAAAAGGGGCAATTCACTCCCCCCAACTCCAGCTCCACTGTTGCCTCACCAAAGGAGGCAACTATGCTGGGAGGTGCTGCACAGACTTTTGGGGGCCCAGTGCTCTGCTCACCTGTCATAAGCACAATCTGTGTTTGTCACAGTGGTGTCTGCGGTGTCTGGAATGAGCCACTGGAATTCAGCACTGGTGCGCAAGCGGATATTGGGCCAGTCTTCAGAGCGGACAAAGGAACAGTCAGCATTGAAGTCTCCCAGGAAGAGCATATCCTGCCAAGAAACGAGGTTTTGAACTGCCAGTGGACTTCCAAACTGCCCAGCATTCAGGCTGCTTGCCAGGCACATGGAGGGTGGGGGATTCCTCTGTTCCTCTGAATGCACAGGGAATCAGGGCAGGGAGCGGCAGAGCTGCAGCAGGTACTGGAGCAGCTTACATGGGTGCCCCACTTGCTTATCACATCCAGGTAGACATCGTAAAGGGCATTGATCTCTGCCACGGCTTCCGAGGGAGCAGCATGCAAGGGCACCAGAACCAGCTCCTTCACTTCTGTGACAAAGAAGCAATGTTTGGCTATCCAACAGCTCACTGAGTgagtgcccccccccttcctgaaGGCATCCAGGCAGATGGCCTCTGCTGTTATGCCCTCCACCCGCCCAGGATGCTCCATCAGCCAGGGCAGGTAGTTCCCAGGTACCTTAGGAGGTCCAGAGGTGTTGGCGGGGGCTCCTTACCAGTATAAGGGACAGCAAACTTCACAATGAAAGGCTCCCTGCTGAAGGAGTCATTGCCACATGGTTCACACCCGTCATCATATGCATAACTGCTTATAACTGAGACCTGGTCCTCCCTGTAgcaagaaaagcagcagcagctgtgtgcCACCTCTTGGGCTCTTGTGCCACAAGCCAGAAGAATGGCACGATAGGGAGAAGGGTTGGAGGGAAGGATGGGGGGTGCCAGAGAGAGGCCCATGGCACAGGGCAGTAAAGAATGGCAGAGAGGCTGGAGAAATGCCTCCACCAGGGGCATCCTAAGGACAGGAGAGGGAGGGGCTCTCCTCTGGATGGGTAGGCTagagaaaaggccagggaagtAGTGAGGGGCTGAGAAACCAGATCAGGAATGTGTGTGTGCTCTGCATGTGCCACGTTT encodes the following:
- the DNASE1 gene encoding deoxyribonuclease-1, translated to MKPALLLAFLCAAQLLPDSALSLRLSAFNIKTFGDSKMSNETINDIIVQILSTYDLTLVQEVRDADLSAVKKLMSLLNRASAERYGYVVSPPLGRSTYKEQYLFIYREDQVSVISSYAYDDGCEPCGNDSFSREPFIVKFAVPYTEVKELVLVPLHAAPSEAVAEINALYDVYLDVISKWGTHDMLFLGDFNADCSFVRSEDWPNIRLRTSAEFQWLIPDTADTTVTNTDCAYDRIVVAGPKLRGSTVPGTARVNNFQKTFGLTYKDALAVSDHFPVEVILKTL